A single genomic interval of Alligator mississippiensis isolate rAllMis1 chromosome 15, rAllMis1, whole genome shotgun sequence harbors:
- the LOC102563180 gene encoding olfactory receptor 5V1-like — protein MENQTTVTEFILLGLSSDPQLQILLFLVFLVIYLITLVGNAVIMLVIRIDSHLHTPMYFFLSHLSIVDLCYSSAIVPKMLVNLLAMHKTISANACFIQMFFIFLSGTGETFMLSIMAYDRYAAICKPLHYVRTMNKKMCRQLVGVAWTMSFIDSLVNTVLVLKLHFCGSNEIMHFSCELPPLLMLSCTETLNNKITLLSSVLFIGVCTSLIMLVSYTHIISTILRIRSAEGRRKAFSTCSSHLIVVGLLYGTALFQYMKPSSISSVILDQVFSIQYSIVTPMLNPIIYSLKNKEVKTALGRIFKKKSSSQLL, from the coding sequence ATGGAAAACCAAACCACTGTGACTGAGTTTATTCTCTTGGGACTTTCCAGTGACCCGCAACTCCAAATTTTACTGTTCCTTGTGTTTTTGGTGATATACCTAATCACTCTAGTGGGAAACGCAGTTATCATGTTGGTGATACGAATTGATTCTCATCTTCatacccccatgtatttcttcctgtcTCATCTATCCATTGTTGATCTCTGCTATTCCTCAGCCATTGTGCCGAAGATGCTGGTGAATTTACTAGCAATGCATAAAACTATTTCTGCCAATGCTTGTTTTATCCAGATGTTCTTCATCTTTCTCTCAGGCACTGGTGAAACATTCATGCTCTCAATAATGGCTTACGACCGGTATGCTGCCATATGTAAACCGCTGCATTATGTGAGGACTATGAACAAAAAAATGTGTAGGCAGCTCGTGGGTGTTGCCTGGACAATGAGTTTTATTGATTCATTGGTAAATACAGTTCTGGTATTAAAGCTGCACTTTTGTGGGTCCAATGAAATTATGCATTTTagctgtgagcttcccccactGCTAATGCTGTCATGCACTGAGACTCTCAACAACAAAATAACTCTTCTTTCCTCTGTCCTTTTCATTGGTGTTTGCACTTCTCTCATCATGTTGGTTTCTTACACCCATATCATCTCCACCATCTTGAGGATACGCTCCGCGGAGGGTAGGAGAAAAGCCTTCTCCACGTGCAGTTCCCATCTCATCGTGGTGGGTTTATTGTACGGAACAGCTCTTTTTCAGTACATGAAACCAAGCTCCATTTCTTCTGTGATCCTAGATCAAGTTTTCTCCATCCAGTACAGCATTGTAACCCCCATGTTAAACCCCATTATCTATAGtctgaaaaataaagaagtgaAAACAGCCTTGGGgagaattttcaaaaaaaaatccagttctcAACTGTTGTAG